One Sphingomonas endolithica genomic window, GTGTCCAGCGATCGCGGACGTTATCGAGGGTCGCGGAATCGGCGTCGGTCTGGGCCTGACGGGCACGATCGCGATAGAACATTGCGGTGGTATTCGTGATCCGTCTCCTCGGGGCCTGAACGAAAGAGTGGCGGGCGCCGGAAACCGGCGCCCGCCAACATCAATCACGCAGAAGCGAGGTTCACTGCCGACATCTTGCCGCGGCGATCCTGCTCGAGCTCGTAAGAAACGCGCTGTTCCTTGTCGAGCGTGCGCATGCCGGCGGCTTCTACCGCGCTGATGTGCACAAAGGCGTCGTTCCCGCCGCCCTCAGGCGCGATGAAGCCATAACCCTTGTCCGCGTTGAAAAACTTTACGGTGCCGATAGGCATAGATATTTCCTTGGGTAGACGGGGCCGAGAAGAAAGAGCGAAAACATCGTCCGACCCCGGCCGATGCTCTCGATGACGAACTCGTACATCGGCGCGTGCCGACGACGGGAATTTTTGCTGGATGAGCGGTGTGAAACGCTGGCTCCGGGCTTTGACAAGCGGGAGCGCGGAGGTCTCTCAGCCGTGCGATGCTTGTGGGCAATCTCGCGCGATGACGACCGTATAGCACGTGGTTTCGGGTTTGTCGCATGGTTTGAATCGGGCGATGTTTGGCACGATAACACGGGGCTACGTCGCTTCGAGCAGCCGCTCCGCCTGCGCGCGCGCCTCGTCCGTCACCGTGGCACCCGACAGCATCCGCGCGATTTCCTCGCGGCGTTCGGCTTCGCCCAGCGCGTGGACGCCGGTCCGCGTAACGGTCCCGTCATGGCTCTTGGCGATCAGCAGGTGATGCCGCCCGCGCGCGGCCACTTGCGGGCTGTGCGTGACGACGAGCAATTGCGTGCCGCCCGCCAGCCGCGACAGGCGCTCGCCGATCGCGCTCGCCACCGCGCCGCCGACGCCGCGGTCGATCTCGTCGAAGATCATCGTCGCCGCGCCGCCTTCCTCCGCCAACGCCACCTTCAACGCGAGGATGAAGCGCGAAAGCTCACCGCCCGAGGCGATCTTGGTCAGCGCGGCGAACGGTGCGCCGGGGTTGGTCGAGATCTCGAACTCGACCCGGTCCCGGCCGCTCGGCCCCCAGGCATCGCGCGCGAGCGGCGCGATCGCCGTGCGGAAGCGGGCGGCATCCAGCTTCAATGGCGCAAGCTCGGTCTTCACCGCCGCGTCGAGTCGGGTGGCAGCGGCGGTGCGCGCCTTGGTCAACGCGTCGGCCGCCGTCTCATAGGCCTTGGCGGCGGCGGCCTGCGCCCGTTCCAGCGCGGCGATGCCGGCCCCGCCGCTCTCGAGTCGCTCCAGCCGCTCGCCGAGTTCCTGCGCCAGCGCGGCAAGCCCGTCGGGCTGGACGCGGTGCTTGCGGGCGAGCGCGCGCAGATCGAACAGCCGTGTCTCGTCCGCTTCCAGCTGCGACGGATCGAAGGCGAGCGCGGCGGCGGCCTCGTCGACCTTCTCCTGCGCCTCCGCCCCCTCGATGATCGCGCGATCGATCGCTTCCAGCGCCTGCCCCAGCGCCTCGTGATCCTCGCTTACCCGCTCCAGCACGCGCGCCGCCTGGCGCAAGCGGGCGAGACCGCCATCCGATCCTTCGAGCAGATCGGCGATCGCCTGCAGGTCGCCGGCGATCTTCTCGCCGCGCTGCATACCGGCGCGACGCGTGGCGAGGATCTCCTCCTCGCCTTCCTCCGGGCCGAACGCGCGCAATTCGGCGACGGCATGTTCGAGCCATTCTTGGTCGCGCGCCTGCGTGTCGAGTTCGGTCTGCGCGCTCGCGAGCGCGTCTTCCGCCGCGCGCCAGGCACGGTACGCGGTCTGCGCGCTTGCGGTGTCGATCCGGCCGAAGGCGTCGAGCAAGGCACGGTGGCCGCGCGCATTGAGCAGGCCGCGATCGTCATGCTGGCCGTGGATCTCGACCAGGTGCGTGCCGAGTTCGCGCAACAGGCCGGCCGAGGCGGGCTGATCATTGACGAAGGCGCGGCTGCCGCCATCGGCCTTGACGATGCGGCGTACGATCAGCGGCTCGCCCGGCTCCACCTCCAGCCCGTTATCGGCCAGCAGGGCGGCGATCGGCCCGTCGGCATGCGGCGTATCGAAGCTCGCGGTGACCAATGCCTGGGGACGGCCATGCCGCACCAGCGCGCTGTCGCCGCGCGCGCCGAGCGTCAGACCCAGCGCATCGAGCAGGATCGATTTACCCGCGCCCGTCTCGCCGGTGAGCACGCCGAGCCCGGCGGAGAAATCGAGGTCGAGTGCCTCGATCAGGACGACGTCCCGGATGGAAAGCGCGGTCAGCATGCGGACACGCCCTTAGAGGGTTTCGCGTCGTTCTGGTATCGTTCTTTCCGTAGCAGCCGGCCGGTGCGCGTCAGTTGCCGCCCGGGCCAGTGGGATTGGCCGGGTTGCCCGGGGTGGGGGAGGCGCTGCGATCGTCCTTCGGCGCGACGGCATCGGTGCCGGGCAGCGTCGGCGTGGCGTTGGGCGCGGTGTTCACCGGCACGATCTGCTCGCCGGGGGCGATGCTGGCCAGCGCTTTGGCGGGGTGATCGTTGATCAGCTTGTACGACCGTTCGTACCAGTCGCTGCTTGGGTAATTGGCGCCGAGCACCGCGGCGCTCTTGCGCGCCTCGTCCGGCACGCCGAGGGCCAAATACGTCTCGGTCAGGCGCATCAAGGCCTCGGGCGCGTGCGTTGTCGTCTGGTAATCGTCGACGACCTTGCGGAAGCGCATCGTTGCGGCCAGCCATTGCCCACGCGTCTCGTACCAGCGGCCGATCTCCATCTCCTTGCCGGCAAGGTGATCGCGCACAAGATCGATCTTCAGCCGTGCATCGGACGCATAGCGCGTGTTCGGGTAGCGGCGCGTCAGTTCGCCCAGCGCGTCCAGCGACTGCTGTGTGATCTTCTGGTCGCGCGTCACGTCGCTGATCTGTTCGTAATAGCCAAGCGCGATCAGGTAATAGGCATAAGGCGCGTCGCGGTTGCCCGGATGGACCTGCAGGAAGCGCTGCGCCGAAGCGATCGAGCTGGTATAATCGCGCCCGAGATAATTGCTGTACGCGCTCATCAACTGCGCGCGGCGGGCCCAGACCGAATAGGGATGCTGGCGCTCGACCTCATCGAACAACGCCGCCGATTCCTTGTACCGGCCCTGGTCAAGCCGCTTCTTCGCTGCCGAATACAACGTGCCCACATCGCGCGCGACATAGGGGACGTCGTTCTTGCCCGTGTTCCGCGCGCAGCCGGCGGTGGTGGAGGCGAGGGCGGCAAGCACCGCAAGCGCGATCGGGCGGGACGCATTGAAGCGGAGAGGGGGGGTACGCATGGCCACGTCCTTAGCCCAGCCGAGCGAATGCGAACAATGTTTTTCGAAGAGGTCGTGGCGCCCGGATCGCGGGCCGTTTATGGTGCGTTGCAGCCACCACTGCCGAAGCCCGAGTGAGGAATCCGATGACTGCAACTTTGCTGACGACGCGCCGGGTGGAAAAGCCCTGGGGCCGCGATCATCTCTGGCAGGGTTTCGCCGATCCGGCGCCCGGCACAAAGATCGGCGAAGTGTGGTTCCAGACGGTCGATCCCGGTGCCGCCGACCTGCTGATCAAATATCTGTTCACGTCGGAAAAGCTGTCGGTGCAGGTGCATCCGGGCGACGACGAGGCGCATGCGCGCGGCCTGCCGCGCGGCAAGGACGAATGCTGGGTGGTGCTGGCAGCGGAGCCGGGCGCGTCGATCGCGATCGGCACGCTGGCGCCGATGACGCCCGAGGAACTGCGTACCGCCTCGGAAGACGGATCGATCGAGCACAAGCTCGACTGGAAGCCGGTCAAGGCCGGCGATTTCTATTATTCGCCCAGCGGCACGATCCACGCGATCGGCGCGGGCATAACCGTGATCGAGACGCAGCAGAATTCGGACACCACCTACCGCCTGTACGATTATGGCAGCAACCGCGAACTGCATCTGGATGACGGCGTCGCGGTGGCACAGGCCGTCCCCTATGTCGCGCCGTCGGCACCGGGGCGCGTTGCGGAAGACCGCATCATCCTGGTCGAAGGGCCCAAGTTCGTGCTGGAACGCTGGCCGGGCGGCCAGCGCACGGTGACGCTGCCCGAAGGCCGCCCCGGCTGGTTCGTGCCGATCACCGGCGAAGGCGTGGTAGACGGCGTGGCGTGGCGCGCAGGCGAATGCCTGCAACTGACAGGCACGGCGCATATCAGCGCGTCCGCCGGCAGCGACCTGCTGCTGGCCTATCCTGGCGATACGCGGATTTAACCTCAACCTCTGATGTGCCCCTGCGAAAGCAGGGGTCCAGGACCACGAGCGCTGCGCTTCGCACCCTAGGCTCCTGCGTCCGCAGGAGCCTAGGGTGCCGTCGGCCAATGATCGCCCGCCCTTAACCTTCCCGCGCTAGGCTGACGCATATGCTCCGCGTCCTCACCCTCGCCACCCTGTTCCCCGATGCGACGCGGCCCAATTTCGGCGTGTTCGTCGAGCGGCAGACCCTGGGGTTGGCCGCGCACGCCGAGGTCGAGCTGCGGCTCGTCGCGCCGATCGGGCTGCCACCATGGCCACTATCCGCGCTGTCGCCCTACCGCGCGCTGAACGGGCTGCCGACACGCGAGCGATGGAAGGGGCTCGACACCCACCGACCCCGCTTCACGACATTGCCCGGCACGC contains:
- a CDS encoding class I mannose-6-phosphate isomerase — its product is MTATLLTTRRVEKPWGRDHLWQGFADPAPGTKIGEVWFQTVDPGAADLLIKYLFTSEKLSVQVHPGDDEAHARGLPRGKDECWVVLAAEPGASIAIGTLAPMTPEELRTASEDGSIEHKLDWKPVKAGDFYYSPSGTIHAIGAGITVIETQQNSDTTYRLYDYGSNRELHLDDGVAVAQAVPYVAPSAPGRVAEDRIILVEGPKFVLERWPGGQRTVTLPEGRPGWFVPITGEGVVDGVAWRAGECLQLTGTAHISASAGSDLLLAYPGDTRI
- a CDS encoding cold-shock protein, with the protein product MPIGTVKFFNADKGYGFIAPEGGGNDAFVHISAVEAAGMRTLDKEQRVSYELEQDRRGKMSAVNLASA
- a CDS encoding outer membrane protein assembly factor BamD, giving the protein MRTPPLRFNASRPIALAVLAALASTTAGCARNTGKNDVPYVARDVGTLYSAAKKRLDQGRYKESAALFDEVERQHPYSVWARRAQLMSAYSNYLGRDYTSSIASAQRFLQVHPGNRDAPYAYYLIALGYYEQISDVTRDQKITQQSLDALGELTRRYPNTRYASDARLKIDLVRDHLAGKEMEIGRWYETRGQWLAATMRFRKVVDDYQTTTHAPEALMRLTETYLALGVPDEARKSAAVLGANYPSSDWYERSYKLINDHPAKALASIAPGEQIVPVNTAPNATPTLPGTDAVAPKDDRSASPTPGNPANPTGPGGN
- the recN gene encoding DNA repair protein RecN, which gives rise to MLTALSIRDVVLIEALDLDFSAGLGVLTGETGAGKSILLDALGLTLGARGDSALVRHGRPQALVTASFDTPHADGPIAALLADNGLEVEPGEPLIVRRIVKADGGSRAFVNDQPASAGLLRELGTHLVEIHGQHDDRGLLNARGHRALLDAFGRIDTASAQTAYRAWRAAEDALASAQTELDTQARDQEWLEHAVAELRAFGPEEGEEEILATRRAGMQRGEKIAGDLQAIADLLEGSDGGLARLRQAARVLERVSEDHEALGQALEAIDRAIIEGAEAQEKVDEAAAALAFDPSQLEADETRLFDLRALARKHRVQPDGLAALAQELGERLERLESGGAGIAALERAQAAAAKAYETAADALTKARTAAATRLDAAVKTELAPLKLDAARFRTAIAPLARDAWGPSGRDRVEFEISTNPGAPFAALTKIASGGELSRFILALKVALAEEGGAATMIFDEIDRGVGGAVASAIGERLSRLAGGTQLLVVTHSPQVAARGRHHLLIAKSHDGTVTRTGVHALGEAERREEIARMLSGATVTDEARAQAERLLEAT